CGTCGCGCTTTCCCTTACGCCGCCGGACAATCCGTTCGAACCGATCATCGTCCGCGGCCGGGTGGCGGAGTGGATCGAGGGCGACCCGGCATGGGAGATCGTCGACGAAGTGGCCAAGAAGTACATCGGACAGCCGTACCCGCGCGAGCAGGTCCGCGTCGTCGGCCTGATCGAGCCCGAACGGCAGTCGGTGGGGATGTAGCCGAGAAGCGGGGCCCGCTCACCGGCTCACCAGCGGACGCGTACCGGGCGGCAGCTGAGCCACCCCGCCGCCCAGATACCGCACCACCGCGTCCTGCAGGGCCCGCACGGCGCGCGGCTGCTCGACGTCCCGCCGGTACGCCAGCCGCACCACGCGGCTCAGGCCGGGCTCGGTGAACTGCGTGCGGCGGAACCGGTCCCCGACCACGGTGCTCGGCACGACCGCCAGGCCCAGCCCGGCCTGGACCAGCTCCAGCACCGCGTCCATCTCGCCGCCTTCGATCGCGAAGAGCGGGTCGAAGCCCTCGGCGCGGCAGGCGGCCACGGTCGCCTCGCGCAGGTCGTAGCCCTGCCGGAACATCACCAGCGGCCGGTCCCGGAGCGCGGCGATCGGCATCCGGCCGCGCACCGGGGCGGGCGCGTTCTTCGGCGAGATCACCACCAGGTCCTCGACGAACAGCGCGCGGCTCTCCAGCCGGGAATCGTCGTGGACGCGGCTGTCCACGATCATCGCCAGGTCCAGGCCGCCTTCCGACAGCGCGGTCTGCAGGTCGCGCGACCCGCTTTCGTGCAGCACCAGCTCGATCCCCGGGTAGTCCCGGCGGAACGCGGCGAGCATCGCGGGCAGCAGGCCGGTGCACAGGCTCGGGGTCGCGCCCAGCCGCACGCGGCCGCGGCCCAGTTCGTCCAGTTCGCGGATCGCCCGGTACGCGGTCTCCGTCTCGGCGAGGATGCGGCGCGCGATCGGCAGCAGCGTCTCCCCCGCCTCGGTGAGCGTGACGTTCCCGCGGATCCGGTGGAACAGCCCCGCGCCGACATCCCGTTCCAGCGCACGGATCTGCTGCGACAGTGAGGGCTGCGCCACTCGCATCTGTTCCGCGGCACGCGTGAAATGCCGCGTCTCGGCCACTGCCAGGAAATACGCCAGCTGCTGGAACTGCATGACCCCCATCATAGGCGCTGGCTATGCTTTCGAGAGAAAGCATGTGTTTGCCCTCTCGTCAGCGCGGACTTACCGTCGGTTTCGTGGCACTCGCACCCGCTCCGCCCCGCCGTCGCCCGGCGCTCGTGACGTTCTGGCGTTCGACCATCGGCAAGAAGGCCGTCATGGCCGTCACCGGGCTGATCTTCGTCGCGTTCCTGTTCGTGCACATGGCCGGGAACCTCAAGGTTTTCCTGGGACCGCAGCACTTCGACGACTACGCGGCCTGGCTGCGCACGATCGGCGAACCGGTGCTGCAGAACGCCTGGTACCTCTCGATCCAGCGCGCCGTGCTGCTGATCGCCTTGGTGCTGCACGTGGTCGCGGCCGGGCAACTGTCCAAACGGGACCGCCAGGCGCGCCCGGTGAAGTACGCGCACGGCCAGCGGCGCAAGGCCAGTTTCGCGACGCATACCATGCGCTGGGGCGGCGCGACGCTCGCGCTCTACATCGTGTGGCACATTCTGGACCTCACGGTCGGCGTGGCCAACCAGGACTTCCGCGACGGCCAGCCGTACCACAACATCGTCGCGGACTTCCAGGTCTGGTGGGTCAACCTGATCTACATCGTCGCGCTGCTGATGCTCGGCCTGCACATCAACCACGGCTTCTGGAGCGCGGCGCAGACCCTCGGCATCACCAGCAAAACCCGCGACCGGGCGTTGAAAACCGCGGGCTCCGTGCTCGCCGTCGTGATCACCGGCGGCTTCCTGATCGTGCCGATCGCCGTGATGGCGGGATGGGTGGCCTGACATGAACGACTACACGCTCGGCGAGCCGATCGCCGACACGCGAGCGCCGGCCGGTCCGATCGAGGACCGCTGGGACAGCCGCCGCTTCGGCGCGAAACTGGTCAACCCGGCCAACCGGCGGCGGCACCGGATCATCGTGGTCGGCACCGGCCTCGCGGGCGCGTCCGCCGGGGCGACGCTCGCCGAACAGGGCTACCACGTGGTCCAGTTCTGCTTCCAGGACTCGCCGCGGCGCGCGCATTCGGTCGCCGCGCAGGGCGGCATCAACGCGGCGAAGAACTACCGCAACGACGGCGATTCGGTCTACCGGCTCTTCTACGACACGGTGAAGGGCGGCGACTTCCGGTCCCGGGAGTCCAATGTGTACCGGCTGGCGCAGGTGTCCACGCAGATCATCGACCAGGCGGTGGCACAGGGCGTGCCGTTCGCCCGGGAGTACGGCGGGCTGCTCGACACCCGTTCGTTCGGCGGCGTCCAAGTCCAGCGCACGTTCTACGCCCGCGGCCAGACCGGGCAGCAGCTGCTGCTCGGCGCGTACCAGGCGCTCGCGCGGCAGATCGACGCCGGCGGCGTGGAGATGCACCCGCGGACGGAGATGCTGGACCTGATCGTCTCCGACGGCAAGGCGCGCGGGATCGTCGCGCGCGACCTGGTCACCGGCGAGGTGACCACGCATCTCGCGGACGCCGTCGTGCTCGCGACCGGCGGCTACGGCAACGTCTTTTACTTGTCCACCAACGCGAAGGGCTCCAACGCGACCGCGATCTGGCGGGCGCACAAACGCGGCGCGTACTTCGCGAACCCGTGCTTCACGCAGATCCACCCGACCTGCATCCCGCGCTCGGGCGAGCACCAGTCGAAGCTGACGCTGATGAGCGAATCGCTGCGCAACGACGGCCGGATATGGGTGCCGAAGCAGCCGCGCGACCCGCGTCCGCCGCAAGCGATCCCGGAGTCCGAACGGGACTACTACCTCGAGCGGATGTACCCGAGCTTCGGCAACCTGGTGCCGCGCGACATCGCTTCGCGGGCGGCCAAGAACGTCTGCGACGCCGGGCTCGGGGTCGGTCCGGGCGGGCTCGGCGTGTACCTCGACTTCGCGGACGCGATCGAGCGGATGGGCCGCCCGGCGGTGGAAGCCAAGTACGGCAACCTGTTCGACATGTACGAGCGGATCACCGCGGAGAACCCGTACGAGGTCCCGATGCGGATCTACCCGGCGATCCACTACACGATGGGCGGTCTGTGGGTCGACTACGACCTGCAGAGCACGGTGCCCGGCCTGTTCGTGATCGGCGAAGCCAACTTCTCCGACCACGGCGCGAACCGGCTCGGCGCGTCCGCGCTGATGCAGGGCCTCGCCGACGGCTACTTCGTGCTCCCGGCCACGCTCAACGACTACATCGCCCGCGGCAGCTTCCCCGCGCTCGACCCGGCCGATCCGGCGGTCGCGGAAGCCGAAACCGCGGTACGGGACCGGCTGGAACGGCTGCTGTCCGTGCGCGGCACGCGCAGCGTCGACTCGTTCCACCGCGAACTGGGCCACCTGATGTGGGACCACTGCGGAATGTCGCGATCCGCCGAAGGCCTGCGGAAAGCGCTCGACCGCGTTCCGGAGCTGAGGGCCGAATTCTGGCGCGTCGTCCGCGTTCCCGGCACCGGCGCCGAACTGAACCAGGAACTGGAGAAAGCCGGTCGCGTCGCCGATTTCCTCGAACTCGCCGAACTGCTGCTGCTCGACGCACTCGTGCGCGAGGAATCGTGCGGCGGCCATTTCCGGGAGGAACACCAAACCGAAGACGGCGAAGCGCAGCGCGACGACGAGCGGTTCTCCTTCGTTTCGGCCTGGGAGTACGGCGAAACGCCGGTGCTGCACCCGGAACTCCTGAACTTCGAGCACGTCCACCCCACCCAGCGGAGCTACACGTGAAACTCACCC
The nucleotide sequence above comes from Amycolatopsis sp. AA4. Encoded proteins:
- a CDS encoding PPOX class F420-dependent oxidoreductase, translated to MLNPEIRRVLDGTPIAHLATVLPDGSPHVVPVWIGTRGDRIVFLTGPDSRKARNLRRDPRVALSLTPPDNPFEPIIVRGRVAEWIEGDPAWEIVDEVAKKYIGQPYPREQVRVVGLIEPERQSVGM
- a CDS encoding LysR family transcriptional regulator, whose protein sequence is MQFQQLAYFLAVAETRHFTRAAEQMRVAQPSLSQQIRALERDVGAGLFHRIRGNVTLTEAGETLLPIARRILAETETAYRAIRELDELGRGRVRLGATPSLCTGLLPAMLAAFRRDYPGIELVLHESGSRDLQTALSEGGLDLAMIVDSRVHDDSRLESRALFVEDLVVISPKNAPAPVRGRMPIAALRDRPLVMFRQGYDLREATVAACRAEGFDPLFAIEGGEMDAVLELVQAGLGLAVVPSTVVGDRFRRTQFTEPGLSRVVRLAYRRDVEQPRAVRALQDAVVRYLGGGVAQLPPGTRPLVSR
- a CDS encoding succinate dehydrogenase cytochrome b subunit; this translates as MALAPAPPRRRPALVTFWRSTIGKKAVMAVTGLIFVAFLFVHMAGNLKVFLGPQHFDDYAAWLRTIGEPVLQNAWYLSIQRAVLLIALVLHVVAAGQLSKRDRQARPVKYAHGQRRKASFATHTMRWGGATLALYIVWHILDLTVGVANQDFRDGQPYHNIVADFQVWWVNLIYIVALLMLGLHINHGFWSAAQTLGITSKTRDRALKTAGSVLAVVITGGFLIVPIAVMAGWVA
- a CDS encoding fumarate reductase/succinate dehydrogenase flavoprotein subunit — protein: MNDYTLGEPIADTRAPAGPIEDRWDSRRFGAKLVNPANRRRHRIIVVGTGLAGASAGATLAEQGYHVVQFCFQDSPRRAHSVAAQGGINAAKNYRNDGDSVYRLFYDTVKGGDFRSRESNVYRLAQVSTQIIDQAVAQGVPFAREYGGLLDTRSFGGVQVQRTFYARGQTGQQLLLGAYQALARQIDAGGVEMHPRTEMLDLIVSDGKARGIVARDLVTGEVTTHLADAVVLATGGYGNVFYLSTNAKGSNATAIWRAHKRGAYFANPCFTQIHPTCIPRSGEHQSKLTLMSESLRNDGRIWVPKQPRDPRPPQAIPESERDYYLERMYPSFGNLVPRDIASRAAKNVCDAGLGVGPGGLGVYLDFADAIERMGRPAVEAKYGNLFDMYERITAENPYEVPMRIYPAIHYTMGGLWVDYDLQSTVPGLFVIGEANFSDHGANRLGASALMQGLADGYFVLPATLNDYIARGSFPALDPADPAVAEAETAVRDRLERLLSVRGTRSVDSFHRELGHLMWDHCGMSRSAEGLRKALDRVPELRAEFWRVVRVPGTGAELNQELEKAGRVADFLELAELLLLDALVREESCGGHFREEHQTEDGEAQRDDERFSFVSAWEYGETPVLHPELLNFEHVHPTQRSYT